One Shewanella sp. MR-4 DNA window includes the following coding sequences:
- the fabG gene encoding 3-oxoacyl-ACP reductase FabG → MSLAGKVALVTGASRGIGRAIAETLVEAGAIVVGTATSEKGAAAIQEYLGDKGFGLVLNVTDSQSVTDLFDSIKEKAGDVDILVNNAGITRDNLLMRMKDDEWNDIIDTNLTSLFRLSKPVMRTMMKKRFGRIINIGSVVGTMGNAGQVNYSAAKAGLIGFTKSLAREVASRQITVNAIAPGFIQTDMTDELTEDQQKAIMSQVPMERLGQAQEIANAVLFLASDSAAYITGETLHVNGGMYMV, encoded by the coding sequence CTGAGTTTAGCGGGCAAAGTTGCCTTAGTGACAGGCGCGAGCCGTGGTATTGGCCGTGCGATTGCCGAAACCTTAGTCGAAGCTGGTGCGATTGTGGTAGGAACTGCCACAAGTGAGAAGGGCGCCGCAGCAATTCAAGAATATCTGGGTGACAAAGGTTTTGGTTTAGTGCTTAATGTTACCGATAGTCAATCCGTCACCGATTTATTCGATTCGATCAAAGAAAAAGCGGGTGATGTTGATATTCTAGTCAACAACGCGGGTATCACCCGTGATAACTTGCTGATGCGAATGAAAGATGATGAATGGAACGATATCATCGATACCAACCTGACATCATTGTTCAGACTATCAAAACCTGTAATGCGTACCATGATGAAAAAGCGTTTTGGCCGGATCATCAATATCGGTTCTGTGGTAGGCACTATGGGCAATGCAGGTCAAGTTAACTACTCGGCAGCAAAGGCTGGTTTAATCGGATTTACAAAATCTCTTGCAAGAGAGGTTGCATCTCGTCAAATTACAGTTAATGCTATCGCTCCTGGATTTATCCAGACCGATATGACTGATGAGCTGACCGAAGATCAGCAAAAAGCTATCATGTCTCAGGTTCCGATGGAACGATTAGGGCAAGCGCAAGAAATTGCCAATGCAGTGCTCTTTTTGGCGTCGGATTCTGCCGCTTATATCACAGGCGAGACTTTGCATGTGAATGGCGGAATGTACATGGTTTAA